AAAAGGCCCGCGGTTACCGGCATTCCTGCGTGGTCCTCCCGGCCGGGCTTCAGCCGCGGGCGGCCCTTGGATATCTCTTTTTGCCCGCCGCGGCGGTTGTGGAGCGCCTGGGGCTTATGCAGGGCTTCATCCGGGTAGCCTACGAGGCGGCGGACTACCTGGAGGAGAAGGCGGCGGTGTGGGGTCGCATTTCCTCCACGGGTCGCAACTTCGCCAAGCAGATGGCCTTGCGCCTGGCGGGAAAGATACCGGTGGTTTACGGCACGGAAGGGCTGCTGGAGGTGGCCGCCTACCGCTGGAAATGCCAGTTCAACGAGAATTCCAAGGTCCCCGCCTTCCACCACGTCCTTCCGGAGATGAACCACAACGAGATCGTGGGATGGCACAGGCCGGACGATTTCAGCCGGCGCGTGGAGGTCATCTTCCTCCTGGAGGAGGATGCCCACCCCCGCGTGGCGAAGCGGGTGGAAATAACCGCGGACATCCTGCGCGAGAAGGTGGGCGGAGTGACTGTTATCCGGGTGGGGGGCCGCACCCGTACGGAGAAACTGCTGGGCGCCATCTTCTTGGGCGACTTCGTCAGCGTCTACCTGGCCTTGCTCAACGGCGTGGACCCCACCCCCGTG
The sequence above is drawn from the Actinomycetota bacterium genome and encodes:
- a CDS encoding bifunctional phosphoglucose/phosphomannose isomerase, translating into MEERVNLDDVMELEQRDPGGMLTAVESFPRQCREALRMGRDLVDLPDGEGIRRLAYLGMGGSAIGGDILRALLEEATGLPIGVHRSYRLPALLGPDTLAVAASYSGNTEETLSAYDDAIYLGCRLLVLTSGGQLLEKARGYRHSCVVLPAGLQPRAALGYLFLPAAAVVERLGLMQGFIRVAYEAADYLEEKAAVWGRISSTGRNFAKQMALRLAGKIPVVYGTEGLLEVAAYRWKCQFNENSKVPAFHHVLPEMNHNEIVGWHRPDDFSRRVEVIFLLEEDAHPRVAKRVEITADILREKVGGVTVIRVGGRTRTEKLLGAIFLGDFVSVYLALLNGVDPTPVESIALLKERMAGEG